One window of Trifolium pratense cultivar HEN17-A07 linkage group LG5, ARS_RC_1.1, whole genome shotgun sequence genomic DNA carries:
- the LOC123886175 gene encoding protein FAR1-RELATED SEQUENCE 5-like, which produces MENYDESADVDVDSIHSSERDSWDEELDDEESYSISNMNQSSVDGDHSADNGNGDGDAVGGNSQIRFDTITAEEIRSMEFATLNEAYDFYYRYGKYNGFAVRKGDSRVRGSEGNKVIKMKQFVCNKHGVREKRHLVRIDRKLEHRRLTRTKCGASLRVKYKAEKDRYVVSAFEETHNHELTPARFVHLHPVYRKISEVDKAQVDSLQKRGIRTCHIMGYMVAQKGGYADVGFTKKDLYNYFDKKMRAVIKDGDVAAALNYLNMKSSSDPMLYAEYAVDNVNGRMKTLFWADGISRTDYFCFGDVLAFDTTYRKNKYNYPLVVFSGCNHHSQTVIFGAALVSDETTETYKWVLRCFLECMEGKQPKAVVTDGDGAMREAIKQIFPDANHRLCAWHLNKNASENVKNGNNFLDGFSKAMYSNFTIDEFEEYWSQMIKENGVQGHPWVVKTYENRSLWATAYLRDNFFGRIRTTSQCEAVNAIIKSYVRKQGCIFEFMNNFDQALRDYRNNELVADFKSSSTDPVLSTQLPVIESHAGKIYTAELFKEVRHEILKAGELIVREKSEVGGRKNYRLTK; this is translated from the coding sequence ATGGAAAACTATGATGAGTCTGCTGATGTTGATGTTGATTCCATTCATTCAAGTGAACGTGATTCATGGGACGAGGAGTTGGATGATGAAGAAAGTTATTCGATATCTAATATGAATCAAAGTTCAGTGGATGGCGATCATTCAGCTGATAATGGCAATGGTGATGGAGATGCAGTTGGAGGCAATAGCCAGATAAGGTTTGATACCATAACTGCTGAAGAAATTCGTTCTATGGAATTTGCCACTCTTAATGAAGCTTATGACTTTTATTACCGTTATGGTAAGTATAATGGTTTTGCTGTTAGGAAAGGTGATAGTAGGGTAAGAGGTAGTGAAGgtaataaagtaataaaaatgaAGCAGTTTGTATGCAACAAACACGGTGTAAGAGAGAAGAGACACTTAGTTAGGATAGATAGGAAATTAGAACATAGACGTTTGACCCGCACTAAATGTGGAGCCAGTCTTCGTGTGAAATACAAAGCTGAAAAGGATAGATATGTAGTTTCAGCTTTTGAAGAGACTCATAACCATGAATTAACCCCAGCTAGGTTTGTGCACTTACACCCCGTATATCGTAAAATTTCTGAAGTAGATAAGGCTCAGGTGGATAGTCTTCAGAAACGTGGCATTAGAACATGTCATATAATGGGGTACATGGTTGCACAGAAGGGTGGATATGCTGATGTTGGTTTTACAAAGAAGGATTTGTACaactattttgataaaaaaatgcgtGCTGTTATTAAAGATGGTGATGTTGCCGCAGCTTTAAACTACCTGAATATGAAGTCGTCTAGTGATCCCATGCTTTATGCTGAGTATGCTGTAGACAACGTTAATGGAAGAATGAAGACTCTTTTTTGGGCTGATGGGATTAGTAGGACCgactatttttgttttggtgatGTGCTTGCATTTGACACGACTTACAGGAAGAACAAGTACAACTATCCGTTGGTTGTATTTTCAGGGTGTAACCACCACTCTCAAACAGTAATTTTTGGTGCTGCATTGGTGTCAGATGAAACGACGGAGACGTATAAGTGGGTGTTGAGGTGTTTCCTAGAATGCATGGAAGGTAAACAACCAAAAGCGGTGGTAACAGATGGGGATGGGGCAATGAGAGAGGCCATAAAACAGATTTTTCCCGATGCTAACCATAGGTTATGTGCTTGGCATTTGAATAAGAATGCAAGTGAGAATGTGAAGAACGGAAATAATTTTTTGGACGGTTTTTCAAAGGCCATGTACTCAAATTTTACAATAGATGAATTTGAAGAGTATTGGTCACAAATGATTAAAGAAAATGGAGTGCAAGGACATCCTTGGGTAGTCAAAACGTACGAGAATAGGTCACTGTGGGCTACTGCATATCTACGAGATAATTTTTTTGGACGTATAAGAACTACGTCGCAGTGCGAAGCTGTTAATGCAATAATTAAGAGTTATGTCAGGAAGCAAGGATgcatttttgaatttatgaacaACTTTGATCAGGCTTTGAGAGATTATAGAAATAATGAGTTGGTTGCTGATTTTAAATCATCGTCTACAGATCCTGTGTTGTCGACGCAACTGCCTGTGATTGAGAGTCATGCTGGTAAAATATATACGGCGGAGCTTTTCAAAGAAGTTAGACATGAAATATTGAAAGCCGGTGAATTGATAGTTAGGGAGAAAAGCGAAGTTGGGGGTAGGAAGAATTATAGATTGACAAAATAA
- the LOC123886174 gene encoding uncharacterized protein LOC123886174 — MKEEHVDRIPNNLVLTRWTKDAKIQFLNSSNFNDNVDLNTIAEARFGSYCTVLTEFCKEASKKDGVYAQIMEDLMQLKKKYCSKDDDAIGTQKSAVGDPVMVKCKGAPKKKNNVAKSARRRSNGKNTTPNSKRCSGTQQTTEQVAEPNVDLYSVSISDSVSQIAEKRKRKEACNVQRSVQNKTLYPPRYRAATTITTPAHMELQSTSRNMNQQLYPMMPMVHPMIQPMPVQPIYPMYGLQPGMQQGMQHGTNVGQSSCYGLLQHVMKSAKND, encoded by the exons ATGAAGGAAGAACACGTTGATCGTATCCCAAACAATTTGGTTTTGACGCGATGGACCAAGGATGCAAAAATTCAGTTTTTGAACAGCAGCAATTTTAATGATAATGTTGATTTGAATACGATTGCCGAAGCTCGTTTTGGTTCATATTGTACTGTTTTAACAGAGTTCTGCAAAGAAGCTTCAAAAAAAGATGGTGTTTATGCACAAATAATGGAAGACCTGATGCAGCTGAAAAAAAAGTATTGCAGTAAAGATGATGATGCAATCGGTACACAAAAGTCAGCAGTAGGCGATCCAGTTATGGTTAAGTGTAAAGGTGCtccaaagaaaaagaataatgtCGCAAAATCTGCCAGGCGCCGTTCAAATGGCAAAAATACAACTCCTAATTCGAAGAGATGTTCG GGTACACAACAAACGACAGAACAAGTGGCAGAACCAAATGTCGATTTGTACTCGGTGTCGATTTCTGATTCTGTAAGCCAAATTGCTGAG aaaaggaaaagaaaagaagcttGCAATGTTCAAAGAAGTGTGCAAAACAAAACTTTGTATCCGCCAAGATACCGCGCTGCTACCACCATTACGACACCTGCACATATGGAATTACAGAGCACAAGCAGAAATATGAATCAACAACTGTATCCTATGATGCCTATGGTACATCCGATGATTCAACCGATGCCCGTACAACCCATATACCCAATGTATGGACTGCAACCTGGAATGCAACAAGGAATGCAACATGGAACGAATGTTGGTCAAAGTTCATGCTATGGTCTGCTACAACATGTTATGAAATCTGCTAAGAATGATTGA